In Populus nigra chromosome 10, ddPopNigr1.1, whole genome shotgun sequence, the following proteins share a genomic window:
- the LOC133704069 gene encoding metalloendoproteinase 5-MMP-like, which yields MSTMTARSFPIFVAILLLVAMQSRTIQSKPSGDPFGFVKHLEGCHKNGSVKGLHELKRYLEKFGYLNYGHQGKKGHNHANDDEFDDLLESAIKAYQQNHHLNVTGSLDNSTVHEMMQPRCGVPDVVNGTKHYHTHKSIHTLAHYNFIPGNPRWTKRQLTYTFRSSVQVPAAQNIRSICAKAFQRWAQVTEFTFQEVSGSSPADIVIGFHRRDHKDGKAFDGPQGVVAHATPPASNAMFHFDADENWSENPGPNQMDLESVAVHEIGHLLGLDHNDDPNADAIMSSGIPSGIAKRDLRADDIQGVRALYGFAN from the coding sequence ATGTCTACAATGACAGCTAGAAGTTTTCCGATTTTTGTAGCCATTTTACTTCTTGTTGCGATGCAATCACGCACCATTCAATCAAAACCAAGTGGAGATCCTTTTGGGTTCGTCAAACACCTGGAGGGATGCCACAAGAATGGATCTGTCAAAGGGCTTCATGAGCTCAAAAGATATCTTGAGAAATTTGGATACTTGAACTACGGTCATCAAGGAAAGAAGGGCCATAACCATGCCAATGACGATGAGTTTGATGACCTTTTAGAGTCTGCAATCAAGGCATATCAGCAGAACCATCATTTGAACGTTACAGGAAGCCTAGACAATAGTACAGTGCACGAAATGATGCAGCCTAGATGTGGCGTGCCGGATGTTGTCAATGGCACAAAGCATTACCATACTCACAAGTCCATCCACACACTAGCTCACTACAATTTCATTCCTGGAAATCCTAGATGGACAAAAAGGCAATTGACGTACACGTTTCGTTCCAGTGTCCAAGTCCCGGCTGCACAGAACATAAGGTCCATCTGCGCAAAAGCTTTTCAAAGATGGGCACAGGTCACCGAATTCACTTTTCAGGAAGTTAGCGGTAGCTCCCCTGCAGATATTGTAATTGGATTCCATCGCCGAGACCATAAAGATGGTAAAGCCTTTGACGGTCCTCAAGGGGTCGTAGCGCATGCTACTCCACCAGCTAGTAATGCAATGTTCCATTTCGATGCGGATGAAAATTGGAGTGAAAACCCAGGACCTAACCAGATGGACCTGGAATCTGTTGCTGTGCATGAAATAGGACATCTTCTTGGTCTTGACCACAATGATGATCCAAATGCCGATGCCATCATGTCTTCCGGAATTCCTTCTGGGATTGCGAAAAGGGATTTGCGTGCGGATGATATTCAGGGTGTACGAGCTTTATACGGATTCGCTAATTGA